A stretch of Aythya fuligula isolate bAytFul2 chromosome 1, bAytFul2.pri, whole genome shotgun sequence DNA encodes these proteins:
- the CLDN34 gene encoding claudin-34, with the protein MSSLTSTSHLQLAAFALGTIGWILCTISMGLVEWRVWHVDNTTIISSGIAWVGIWKVCFISYLHVSSGYKEQFCHKFSGYDSFIPHEIYVAQGLLLIAMVMGLLGLTATVFALRNIYMGISRKTLITHFFLLGGFFYIFAGLCVLVPVSWNFYSVAQNQSIAFPPSYYMPSSPTAQEVGAAIPIGIIAVILLLLSGTFSLSYRFPITTNTDMKS; encoded by the coding sequence ATGAGCTCCCTGACCAGCACCTCACACCTCCAGCTGGCTGCCTTTGCCTTGGGTACAATAGGCTGGATCCTGTGCACCATTTCCATGGGACTTGTGGAGTGGAGAGTGTGGCATGTGGACAACACCACCATAATCTCCTCTGGCATTGCGTGGGTGGGGATTTGGAAAGTCTGCTTCATCAGTTATCTTCATGTCTCATCTGGCTATAAAGAACAGTTCTGTCATAAATTCAGTGGCTATGACTCCTTCATCCCCCACGAAATTTATGTTGCCCAGGGTCTTCTGCTGATCGCCATGGTCATGGGTTTGCTGGGACTGACAGCCACAGTATTTGctctgagaaatatttatatggGAATCAGCCGCAAAACTCTCATCACCCATTTCTTCCTGCTGGGTGGCTTCTTCTACATATTTGCCGGTCTGTGTGTCCTGGTTCCAGTGAGCTGGAACTTCTATTCTGTAGCACAAAACCAGAGCATCGCTTTTCCGCCCTCTTACTACATGCCCTCCAGTCCCACGGCGCAGGAAGTCGGTGCTGCCATTCCCATTGGGATCATAGCCGTcatcttgctgctgctgagtgggactttttctctctcctacaGATTTCCTATAACCACAAACACAGACATGAAATCCTGA